Within Rhodothermales bacterium, the genomic segment GGCTCTATACGATTCTATTGCCCGGGCTCGTTAAGGAGCCGTTTCTGGGGTTTGTGGCTTTCGCCAGTTTTAACTCGTCCGCTCGATGGTCAGCGTCACATCACCTGTCAGTAGCGATCCCGCTTCAGCGCCCAGGAGCGCCACGAGAACGGTGCTGTCGGCCGTCAATACGATGGTGTCCGCATCTTCGATGACATAATCGAATCCAAGGCTGAACGGTACGCCGCTGAACGTCACCGCCAGCAGCAACTGCCGCGTGGCTTCGTTGACGGTATACGTACCCGCGAGGCTCACGTCTTCTTCCTCCGGCGCCACGATATCAACCGTCAGGGCGTGCGAACCCTCCTCCTCAAGGCTCAACGTTAGCGTGCCGAGCTGGGAGAAAACGGCCGTTTTGTCGCCCTCCTCATCGGAGGCGCCGGTTAATTCCCAGGTGCCGATAAACTGCTCGAGATCACTCGTATCCTCCGTGCCGTCGCAGCCAACGGCCACGAAAACGAGCAGGAAAAAGGCCAGTGCCGGCAGAATAGGATGGGTTCGTTTCATCGCAGGGGAATACGTCTGGTGGGACGGTACGGTCAGACTTTGATTTCGACGTCCACTCCGCTCGGCAATTCGAGCTTCATCAAGGCGTCGACCGTCTTGCTACTGGTCGACAATATGTCGATCAGTCGCTTGTGACTGCGCGTTTCGAACTGTTCGCGACTTTTCTTGTCGACATGCGGGCTACGCAAAACGGT encodes:
- the rpsJ gene encoding 30S ribosomal protein S10, with translation MASHQKIRIKLKSFDHSLIDKSAEKIIRTVKQTGAVVSGPIPLPTRKSIYTVLRSPHVDKKSREQFETRSHKRLIDILSTSSKTVDALMKLELPSGVDVEIKV